In Bacillus sp. NP247, one DNA window encodes the following:
- a CDS encoding CPBP family intramembrane glutamic endopeptidase produces the protein MTLKYMWGWKEILYLFIFVFLIVPIMVESLFYDYALKIIGNSLYAGVLMGLIMAVIFTFVVYLFCIKRYKLSWKDIGIRKLSWKDLLWTFVAVISLIVVSIGVLMIMEKLGISFENSKTETVQKDKSIYSFCIAVIGAAVISPIYEEILYRGVFYTFFRDRYGIWGGMLISSIIFTVVHIPTYNTLPVNFLSGVVFAWLYEKTNSILSAMVAHALFNFIAVLLTFMSN, from the coding sequence ATGACTTTAAAGTATATGTGGGGATGGAAAGAAATTTTATATTTATTTATTTTTGTATTTCTGATTGTACCAATAATGGTTGAATCTCTTTTTTATGATTATGCTTTAAAAATAATAGGGAACTCATTATATGCTGGAGTATTAATGGGACTTATAATGGCAGTGATATTTACCTTTGTAGTTTATCTTTTTTGCATAAAAAGATATAAACTGTCGTGGAAAGATATTGGAATTCGGAAGCTTTCATGGAAAGATTTATTGTGGACATTTGTAGCGGTTATTTCTTTGATTGTAGTTAGTATTGGAGTATTAATGATAATGGAGAAACTGGGGATTTCTTTTGAAAATAGTAAAACGGAGACGGTCCAAAAGGATAAATCAATATATTCGTTCTGTATCGCGGTAATTGGAGCGGCGGTTATATCACCAATCTATGAAGAGATTTTATATAGAGGTGTTTTTTATACGTTTTTTCGTGATAGATATGGTATATGGGGCGGTATGCTTATAAGTTCAATAATATTTACTGTTGTTCATATCCCAACATATAACACATTACCGGTGAATTTTTTAAGCGGCGTAGTATTTGCATGGTTATATGAGAAAACAAATTCTATTTTATCAGCTATGGTTGCCCACGCGTTATTCAATTTCATAGCAGTACTTCTTACATTTATGTCGAATTAA
- a CDS encoding phosphotransferase enzyme family protein: MEIAVERVFTKEILTRAAKEFHVTVGENPLGDFENYIFKAKDKNDEDYVLRLTHSSHRSKKEVEAELDFLRYVAENGAKVAGPLYSTSQNLVEEIVAEDGTFFFASLFTYAKGEQVKGEESPYWGDTYFEAWGKAIGQLHRLTMDYPKTDYRDTWEEDESSIVNGLEDAKVKEIAAILMDEIKALPIERETFGLMHGDIHPGNFHYDGKELTIFDFDDAAYNYFIHDLAMVLYYSVLFTQWTTEEKTEFARKQLRVLRKGYEYEHRLADSWYESLPLFLRLRDIGLYGTLQKKFKGKDMPEDFQKLSDELYERIIKQEAIVNI, translated from the coding sequence ATGGAAATAGCTGTAGAACGAGTTTTTACAAAAGAGATTTTAACAAGAGCAGCAAAGGAATTTCATGTAACAGTGGGAGAAAACCCACTTGGTGATTTTGAAAATTATATTTTTAAGGCGAAGGATAAAAATGATGAGGATTACGTATTACGTTTAACGCATTCTTCTCATCGTTCTAAAAAAGAGGTAGAAGCTGAACTAGATTTTTTACGATATGTTGCGGAGAACGGGGCAAAGGTAGCAGGACCACTTTACTCAACATCTCAAAATCTTGTAGAAGAAATTGTAGCAGAGGATGGGACTTTCTTTTTCGCTTCCTTATTTACATACGCAAAAGGTGAGCAAGTAAAAGGAGAAGAATCACCTTATTGGGGAGATACTTACTTTGAAGCGTGGGGAAAAGCGATTGGACAACTGCATCGCCTTACAATGGATTATCCTAAAACTGACTACCGTGATACGTGGGAAGAGGATGAAAGTAGCATTGTTAATGGATTAGAAGATGCGAAGGTGAAAGAGATTGCTGCTATATTAATGGATGAAATAAAGGCTCTTCCAATCGAAAGAGAAACGTTCGGCCTTATGCATGGCGATATTCATCCAGGCAATTTTCATTATGATGGAAAAGAGCTAACAATCTTTGATTTTGATGATGCAGCTTATAATTACTTTATACATGATTTAGCAATGGTTCTCTATTACTCTGTTCTATTTACACAGTGGACTACAGAAGAGAAGACAGAATTTGCTCGTAAACAATTGCGAGTGTTACGAAAAGGTTATGAATATGAGCACAGACTGGCGGATAGTTGGTATGAATCGTTACCGTTATTTTTACGTCTACGTGATATTGGTTTATACGGTACGCTTCAAAAGAAATTTAAAGGGAAAGATATGCCAGAGGACTTTCAAAAGTTATCAGATGAGTTGTATGAAAGAATTATAAAGCAAGAGGCAATAGTGAATATATAA